Within the Ensifer canadensis genome, the region TGAATCCGCTTATGAGAGACACGTCCCCCTTTTACATCACCACCGCGATTTCCTACCCGAACGGCAAGCCGCATATCGGCCACGCGTATGAGTTGATCGCAACGGATGCAATGGCGCGCTACCAGCGCCTGGACGGACGCGACGTATTCTTCCTGACGGGCACGGACGAACACGGCCAGAAGATGCAGCAGACGGCGCGCCGCGAAGGCGTGACGCCTCAGGAACTCGCCGACCGGAACTCCTCGGAATTCCAGAAGATGGCGGTTCTCCTGAACGCGTCGAATGACGACTTCATCCGCACCACCGAGAAGCGCCACCACGAGGCGTCGCAGGACATCTGGAACCGCATGGGCGAGGCGGGCGACCTCTACAAGGATTCCTACGCCGGCTGGTACTCCGTGCGCGACGAAGCCTATTACCAGGAGAACGAGACCGAGCTGCGCGCCGACGGCGTGCGTTACGGTCCGCAGGGCACGCCGGTCGAATGGGTCGAGGAGCAGAGCTACTTCTTCAAGCTGTCGGAGTATCAGGACAAGCTGCTGAAGCACTACGAAGAGAACCCTGACTTCATCGGCCCGGCTGAGCGCCGCAACGAAGTGATCTCCTTCGTGAAGTCAGGCCTCAAGGACCTGTCTGTTTCGCGCACCACCTTCGATTGGGGCATCAAGGTGCCGAACGATCCTGGTCATGTCATGTATGTCTGGGTCGACGCGCTCACCAACTACATCACCGCGACCGGCTATCTCGACAATCCGCAGGGACCGCGGGCGAAATTCTGGCCGGCGAACATCCATATCATCGGCAAGGACATCATCCGCTTTCACGCGGTCTACTGGCCCGCTTTCCTGATGTCGGCCGGCCTGCCGCTGCCCAAGCGCGTCTTCGCCCACGGCTTCCTGCTCAACAAGGGCGAGAAGATGTCGAAGTCGCTCGGCAACGTCGTCGATCCGTTCAATCTCGTCGAGCATTTCGGTCTCGACCAGATCCGCTACTTCTTCCTGCGCGAGGTTTCCTTCGGCCAGGACGGAAGCTACAGCGAGGAGGGGATTGCAACCCGCATCAACTCCGACCTTGCCAATGGCATCGGCAACTTGGCGAGCCGTTCGTTGTCGATGATCGTCAAGAATTGCGATGGCCATATTCCTGTCTGCGGTGCGTTGACCGACGAAGACAAGGCGATGTTGGCGGCCGCCGATGCGCTGCTCGAGATCACCCGCGACGAGATGGGCAAGCAGATGATCCACCGCGCGCTTGCGGCGATCATTGCGGTCGTTTCGGAGACCGATCGCTATTTCGCCGGCCAGGAGCCTTGGGCCCTGAAAAAGACCGATCCGGCGCGTATGGCAACCGTGCTCTACGTCACCGCCGAGGTCGTTCGCCAGATTGCCGTCCTGTTGCAGCCCTTCATGCCGGAATCGTCAGGAAAACTGCTCGACCTGGTGGCAGCCCCAGCCGACAAGCGCGACTTTGCGGCACTCGGCGAGACCGGCCGTCTTGTCTCCGGAACGCCGCTTGAAGCGCCGAAGCCGGTCTTCCCACGCTATGTCGCCCCGGAAGCGTAATAAGGCACGATCAGCATGCTTATCGATACGCATTGCCATCTGGATTTTCCCGACTTCGAGGCTGAGCGCGACGCTATCATCGAGCGCGCGCGCGCAGCAGGCGTCGGCCAGATGATCACGATCTCGACACGCGTGAAGCGGTTCGACACGATCCTTGCGATTGCGGAAGCTTATCCGAACGTCTTCTGTTCCGTCGGCACCCATCCGCACAACGCGGATGAAGAGCTTGATATCACTGCAGACGATCTCATCCGGCTTTCGGCCCACCCGAAGGTGGTGGCGATCGGCGAGGCGGGTCTCGATTATTTCTACGACAACGCGCCGCGCGACGCTCAGGCCGAGGGTCTGCGCCGGCATATCGCTGCGGCGCGCGAAACCGGTTTGCCGCTCGTCATTCATAGCCGTTCGGCAGACGACGACATGGCGGCGATCCTGACCGAAGAGACAGGGAAGGGCGCCTTCCCCTTCCTTCTGCATTGCTTCTCGTCGGGTCCGGATCTGGCGCGAATTGGCGTCGAGCTCGGCGGCTACGTGTCGTTCTCCGGCATCCTGACCTTCCCGAAATCGGAAGAACTGCGCGAGATCGCGAAGACGGTTCCGCATGATCGCATGATTGTTGAGACCGACGCACCTTATCTTGCGCCCAAGCCGTTTCGCGGCAAGCGCAACGAGCCTGCCTATGTGGCGCACACGGCCGATGTTCTGGCCGATACGATCGGTGTGACGAAGGACGAGATTGCAACGCATACGACGGAAAACGCTTTCCGCATCTTCTCCAAGATGCCGAGGCTCTAACGTGGCATTCAGGCGCGCTTTCACCATTCTCGGCTGTGGTTCGTCGCCTGGCGTGCCGCGTATCACCGGGGACTGGGGCGCCTGCGATCCCAAAAATCCGAAGAACCGCCGCATGCGCGCCGCTCTGCTGGTGGAGCAGATCGCGCCGGATGGCGGCAAGACGACTGTGGTCATCGATACCGGTCCGGATTTTCGCGCCCAGATGGTGGCGGCAAATGTCCGCCACATCGACGCGGTGCTCTATACCCATGCCCATGCGGACCATCTGCATGGCATCGATGACTTGCGCGGCTATGTCATTGAAAATAAGAAGAGAGTACCGATCTGGGCGGACGCTTTCACTATGGGCCGGATTCGCGAAGGGTTTCATTACTGCCTGGAATCGCCGCCCGGAAGCGGCTATCCGCCCATCGTCGACGCACATATCATCGCCGACGATCTTTCATCCGTGATCATAACAGGGGCAGGTGGCCCGATCACCTTCCAGCCCTTGATGCAGTTTCACGGCAATATCCACTCGCTCGGATTTCGCGTCGGCGATTTCGCCTATTGCAGCGATGTCAGCGACTTTCCGCCGGAAACGATCGCAAACCTTTATGGTCTCGAGCTTCTGGTGCTCGATACCCTCCAGTACAAATTTCATCCGAGCCATCTGTCGCTGGTGCAGTCACTTGGCTGGATCGATCGGCTTCGTCCGAAGAAAGCCGTTCTGACGCATATGCATGTGCCGCTCGACTACGACACCGTCCAAGGTGAAACGCCTGATCATGTCGAGCCGGCTTATGACCTGATGCGTCTCGAATTCGAAGTCGACGTCCCCGTGCTCGGAGACGCCTGAACTTCACGTGTTCGAAATATCTAATATTCAGGCCTATTTCGAAAAATACGGCGCCAGGTTCTTGCGGATGCGCTCCAGCACGGTGCCACCCGAAAGATTCGGAACGAAGGTGCGCCCGGTGATCTTCTCATAGGCTTCGATATAGACAGCTGACGTTTGCTCGACCAGTTCTCTCGGGATTTCCGGGACCGGATCCCTGTAGGGATCGCAGCGCTCGGTGACCCAGGCGCGCACGAAATCCTTGTCGAAGCTTTTCGGCCGCTCGCCGTTTTCAAAGCTCTGCTGATAGCTGTCGGCGATCCAGTATCGACTGCTGTCGGGCGTGTGGATCTCGTCGGCAAGGATGATGGTTCCATCCTTGTCGGTGCCGAACTCGTACTTCGTATCGACAAGGATCAGGCCACGTTCGGCGGCTCGCGCCTGGCCCCGCGCAAACAGCGCCAGCGCATAGCTCCACACGGTATCGAGCTGTTGCTTCGTCAGGAGGCCTTGCTCTAGAATTTCGTCTTCCGACAGCGGTTCATCATGGCCTCCGTCGAAGGCCTTGCTGGTGGGCGTGATGATTGCTTGCGGAAGCTTTTGATTGTCGCGCAGACCGTCGGGCAAACGAATGCCATACATGTCGCGCTCGCCGTTGCGATATTTCGTCAGGATCGACGTGCTGGTGGTGCCGGCGAGATAGCCGCGGACGACGATTTCGACCGGCAGGATGTCGAGCCGCTTGCCGATGACGACATTCGGGTCGGGATAACTGATCACATGGTTCGGGCAGATGTCGGCGGTTTCCTCGAACCAGTAGCGCGCCGTCTGCGTCAGCACGTGACCCTTGTGCGGAATGGACGTCAGGATGATGTCGAAGGCGCTCAGCCGGTCGGTCGCGATGATGATGCGTTCGCCGCCGGGCAGATCATAGTTTTCGCGCACTTTGCCATTGTAGCGGTTTGGCAGTTCTGGAATGAAAGCATCTGAAAGAACGCGCAATTCGCTCATCGCATCGGGCCTTGCAAAACGAGGTTTCGTGGCGAACGAATAAGCAGCCGCGAACGGCTGGGTCAAGCCAAGAGTAGGTGCAATACGCCCGGAAACGGGCATTTCGGCACATCTATATGTTCCATAATCTATCTTATCTGATTTTCTCGTGTAGCCGGGTACATTCTATTTTCAAGTGCGACATGCCAATGATTTCAATGGTTTCCCCTTGGAGATTTTGGGATGTCACGAAGCTATTCGCAGCTGAATCTGGCGGATCGCCGCCGCCTCTATCACTTTGTCGAACGCAAGGTGCCGATCAATGAAATGGCGCGCCAACTCGGTCGTCACCGTTCCACCATCTATCGCGAGATCAGGCGCAATACATTCCACGATCGCGAACTGCCCGAATACAGCGGCTACTTCCCAACGGTTGCCGACGACATCCGCAAAGAGCGGCGGCGGCGTTTGAGGAAGCTGATGCGGCACCCGCAATTGCGCGCACTGGTCATCGAGCAGCTGGAGGCGCTGTGGTCACCGGAACAGATCGCCGGTCGCCTGTTCGCCGATGGCGTGAGCGCCGTCCGCGTCTGCACCGAGACGATCTATCGCTTCATCTATGGCAAGGAAGATCAGGCGCTGGAGCTCTATCAGCATCTGCCAGAAGGCCGTCGCAAGCGCCGCCCGCGCCGCTCCCGCAAACCCCGCGACGGCTCGATCCCGTTGGACTGCAGGATCAGCCAACGCCCTGATTTCATTGCCGATCGGTCTCAGTTCGGCCACTGGGAGGGTGATCTGCTGATCTTCCGGCGCGACCTCGGTGAAGCCAATGTCACCTCGCTGGTCGAGCGCAAGAGCCGCTACACGGTGATGATCAAGAATGGCAGCCGTCACTCTCGTCCGCTCATCGACAAGATCATCGATGCCTTCTCACCGCTACCCGCCTTTGCCCGGCAGAGCTTCACCTTCGACCGTGGTACCGAGTTTCGCGGTTTCAAGGCTTTGGAAGATGGACTCGGCGCCAGGAGCTGGTTTTGCGATCCGAATTCACCGTGGCAGAAAGGCGCGGTCGAGAACACCAACAAGCGCATCCGTCGCTTTGTGCCGAGCGATACGGACCTGTCTGCCGTCAACCAGCCGCAACTGGTCGCCCTCGCCCACCATCTCAATTCACTGCCGAGGAAGTGCCTTGGTTACCGCACGCCCGCCGAAGTCTTCATGGCCCATTTGCGCGAAAGTGGCTAACCCTCTACGCTTCACACGTCATTGTTGCACTTGGATTAGATTCTCCACCGCAAAGTTGAAGTGTCCTGATCCTGCAAAGTAAGAATGTCACTCTCCCCGGGTTTTGATGACCTGGGAGATTGCGGATGGGATTGATTGCGATGAGCGAGCGTGACCTGCAGCGGATTGAGGTCTTGTCGAAAGTGATTGCCGGGCGGATGACGCTGGTGTCGGCGGCGCATGTGCTTGGCTTG harbors:
- the metG gene encoding methionine--tRNA ligase is translated as MRDTSPFYITTAISYPNGKPHIGHAYELIATDAMARYQRLDGRDVFFLTGTDEHGQKMQQTARREGVTPQELADRNSSEFQKMAVLLNASNDDFIRTTEKRHHEASQDIWNRMGEAGDLYKDSYAGWYSVRDEAYYQENETELRADGVRYGPQGTPVEWVEEQSYFFKLSEYQDKLLKHYEENPDFIGPAERRNEVISFVKSGLKDLSVSRTTFDWGIKVPNDPGHVMYVWVDALTNYITATGYLDNPQGPRAKFWPANIHIIGKDIIRFHAVYWPAFLMSAGLPLPKRVFAHGFLLNKGEKMSKSLGNVVDPFNLVEHFGLDQIRYFFLREVSFGQDGSYSEEGIATRINSDLANGIGNLASRSLSMIVKNCDGHIPVCGALTDEDKAMLAAADALLEITRDEMGKQMIHRALAAIIAVVSETDRYFAGQEPWALKKTDPARMATVLYVTAEVVRQIAVLLQPFMPESSGKLLDLVAAPADKRDFAALGETGRLVSGTPLEAPKPVFPRYVAPEA
- a CDS encoding TatD family hydrolase, coding for MLIDTHCHLDFPDFEAERDAIIERARAAGVGQMITISTRVKRFDTILAIAEAYPNVFCSVGTHPHNADEELDITADDLIRLSAHPKVVAIGEAGLDYFYDNAPRDAQAEGLRRHIAAARETGLPLVIHSRSADDDMAAILTEETGKGAFPFLLHCFSSGPDLARIGVELGGYVSFSGILTFPKSEELREIAKTVPHDRMIVETDAPYLAPKPFRGKRNEPAYVAHTADVLADTIGVTKDEIATHTTENAFRIFSKMPRL
- a CDS encoding MBL fold metallo-hydrolase, whose translation is MAFRRAFTILGCGSSPGVPRITGDWGACDPKNPKNRRMRAALLVEQIAPDGGKTTVVIDTGPDFRAQMVAANVRHIDAVLYTHAHADHLHGIDDLRGYVIENKKRVPIWADAFTMGRIREGFHYCLESPPGSGYPPIVDAHIIADDLSSVIITGAGGPITFQPLMQFHGNIHSLGFRVGDFAYCSDVSDFPPETIANLYGLELLVLDTLQYKFHPSHLSLVQSLGWIDRLRPKKAVLTHMHVPLDYDTVQGETPDHVEPAYDLMRLEFEVDVPVLGDA
- a CDS encoding phosphoribosylaminoimidazolesuccinocarboxamide synthase; translated protein: MRVLSDAFIPELPNRYNGKVRENYDLPGGERIIIATDRLSAFDIILTSIPHKGHVLTQTARYWFEETADICPNHVISYPDPNVVIGKRLDILPVEIVVRGYLAGTTSTSILTKYRNGERDMYGIRLPDGLRDNQKLPQAIITPTSKAFDGGHDEPLSEDEILEQGLLTKQQLDTVWSYALALFARGQARAAERGLILVDTKYEFGTDKDGTIILADEIHTPDSSRYWIADSYQQSFENGERPKSFDKDFVRAWVTERCDPYRDPVPEIPRELVEQTSAVYIEAYEKITGRTFVPNLSGGTVLERIRKNLAPYFSK
- a CDS encoding IS30 family transposase; translated protein: MSRSYSQLNLADRRRLYHFVERKVPINEMARQLGRHRSTIYREIRRNTFHDRELPEYSGYFPTVADDIRKERRRRLRKLMRHPQLRALVIEQLEALWSPEQIAGRLFADGVSAVRVCTETIYRFIYGKEDQALELYQHLPEGRRKRRPRRSRKPRDGSIPLDCRISQRPDFIADRSQFGHWEGDLLIFRRDLGEANVTSLVERKSRYTVMIKNGSRHSRPLIDKIIDAFSPLPAFARQSFTFDRGTEFRGFKALEDGLGARSWFCDPNSPWQKGAVENTNKRIRRFVPSDTDLSAVNQPQLVALAHHLNSLPRKCLGYRTPAEVFMAHLRESG